From Actinosynnema mirum DSM 43827, a single genomic window includes:
- a CDS encoding ABC transporter substrate-binding protein produces MKSLRYGGLAAAVLMATAACAGAGGGGGGNENSINVLMVNNPQMEDLQKLTADNFTKDTGITVNFTVLPENDVRDKISQDFSSQAGQYDVATISNYETPIYAKNNWLTPLDEYVAKDSGFAQDDVLESVRQSLTAADGKVYAQPFYGESSFLMYRKDIMDAKGITMPEKPTWQQVADIAAQVDGAEPGMKGICLRGQPGWGQLMAPLTTVVNTFGGTWFTKDWQAQVNSPEFKEATDFYVNLVRDHGENGAPQAGFAECLNNMTQGKVAMWYDATSAAGLLEGADSPVKGKLGFAQAPVVKTDSSGWLYTWAFGIQKASKKADNAWKFISWASGKGYEELAGKSLGWSRVPDGKRSSTYARPEYLEASGTFAKQVEAAISGTKPTDPGVQPRPAPGIQFVGIPEFTDLGTQVSQKISAAIAGSTTVEQALTESQALAETVAEKNRGK; encoded by the coding sequence ATGAAGTCACTCCGATACGGCGGACTCGCCGCAGCCGTGCTCATGGCCACCGCTGCCTGTGCAGGCGCGGGCGGCGGCGGTGGCGGGAACGAGAACTCGATCAACGTTCTCATGGTCAACAACCCGCAGATGGAAGACCTCCAGAAGCTCACCGCGGACAACTTCACCAAGGACACGGGCATCACGGTGAACTTCACCGTCCTGCCCGAGAACGACGTCCGCGACAAGATCAGCCAGGACTTCTCCAGCCAGGCCGGGCAGTACGACGTCGCCACGATCTCCAACTACGAGACGCCGATCTACGCCAAGAACAACTGGCTGACCCCGCTCGACGAGTACGTCGCCAAGGACTCCGGCTTCGCCCAGGACGACGTCCTGGAGTCGGTGCGCCAGTCCCTGACCGCCGCCGACGGCAAGGTCTACGCCCAGCCGTTCTACGGCGAGTCCTCGTTCCTGATGTACCGCAAGGACATCATGGACGCCAAGGGCATCACCATGCCGGAGAAGCCCACCTGGCAGCAGGTCGCCGACATCGCCGCCCAGGTCGACGGCGCCGAGCCCGGCATGAAGGGCATCTGCCTGCGCGGCCAGCCCGGCTGGGGCCAGCTGATGGCGCCGCTCACCACGGTCGTCAACACCTTCGGCGGCACCTGGTTCACGAAGGACTGGCAGGCCCAGGTGAACTCCCCGGAGTTCAAGGAGGCCACCGACTTCTACGTCAACCTGGTCCGCGACCACGGTGAGAACGGCGCCCCGCAGGCCGGCTTCGCCGAGTGCCTGAACAACATGACCCAGGGCAAGGTCGCCATGTGGTACGACGCGACCTCCGCCGCCGGCCTCCTCGAGGGCGCCGACTCGCCGGTGAAGGGCAAGCTCGGCTTCGCCCAGGCCCCCGTGGTCAAGACCGACAGCTCGGGCTGGCTCTACACCTGGGCGTTCGGCATCCAGAAGGCCAGCAAGAAGGCCGACAACGCCTGGAAGTTCATCTCCTGGGCCTCCGGCAAGGGCTACGAGGAGCTGGCGGGCAAGTCCCTCGGCTGGTCGCGCGTCCCGGACGGCAAGCGCTCCTCCACCTACGCGCGCCCCGAGTACCTCGAGGCCAGCGGCACGTTCGCCAAGCAGGTCGAGGCCGCCATCTCCGGCACCAAGCCGACCGACCCCGGCGTGCAGCCCCGCCCGGCCCCCGGCATCCAGTTCGTCGGCATCCCGGAGTTCACCGACCTGGGCACCCAGGTCTCCCAGAAGATCAGCGCCGCGATCGCCGGCTCCACCACCGTCGAGCAGGCCCTGACCGAGAGCCAGGCCCTGGCCGAGACCGTGGCCGAGAAGAACCGGGGCAAGTGA
- a CDS encoding enoyl-CoA hydratase, giving the protein MVLTLHVLDEVAVVRADRPLECELGPLLEVLPVVASRGAGVLHGCFLPASGPREVALAPRCQVAAQRALLVRVCASLAASGIPLIAAVDGHAGGSGWELASACGSRVLAQEAVVVGLTGGRVLHGRALDAAAALRTGLVDRVAPAWRVVLDAIELAAERKRLPHPARACRTTA; this is encoded by the coding sequence ATGGTGCTCACCCTCCACGTGCTCGACGAGGTCGCGGTCGTCCGCGCCGACCGGCCGCTGGAGTGCGAGCTGGGCCCGCTCCTGGAAGTGCTGCCGGTGGTGGCCTCGCGCGGGGCGGGCGTGCTGCACGGCTGCTTCCTGCCCGCCTCCGGACCGCGCGAGGTGGCGCTGGCCCCGCGCTGCCAGGTCGCCGCGCAGCGCGCGCTGCTGGTCCGGGTGTGCGCCTCGCTGGCCGCGTCCGGCATCCCGCTGATCGCCGCCGTCGACGGCCACGCGGGCGGCAGCGGGTGGGAGCTGGCGTCGGCCTGCGGGTCGCGGGTGCTGGCGCAGGAGGCGGTGGTCGTCGGCCTGACCGGCGGCCGGGTCCTGCACGGCCGGGCGCTCGACGCCGCCGCCGCCCTGCGGACCGGCCTGGTCGACCGGGTCGCCCCCGCCTGGCGGGTCGTGCTGGACGCCATCGAGCTGGCCGCGGAGCGCAAACGCCTCCCGCACCCGGCCCGCGCCTGCCGCACGACCGCGTGA
- a CDS encoding zinc-dependent alcohol dehydrogenase family protein, which produces MKAAVITGVGSVEVTEVPDPTPGPREVVVDVAACGLCGTDLHILQGEFAPTLPVVPGHEFSGVIAEVGSDVTELKVGDRVAVDPSLYCFECRMCRLGKNNLCERWNAIGVTRSGGAAEFAVAPVSNCVKLPDSVRTEDAALIEPLSCAVRGYDVLRSQMASRVLIYGSGTMGLMMLQLGKLTGASSIEVVDLNPERLATAHKLGVTATAASADELDRPQGWDVVIDATGNAKAIQDGLGRVAKGGTFLQFGVSDYATRVTIDPYRIYNQEITITGSMAVLHSFERAADLFATGVLDPEVFISHREPLSSYASALEMFKNGQGRKIQVLP; this is translated from the coding sequence GTGAAAGCAGCCGTGATCACCGGGGTCGGCTCGGTGGAGGTCACCGAGGTCCCCGACCCCACACCGGGCCCCCGCGAGGTCGTGGTGGACGTCGCCGCGTGCGGGCTGTGCGGCACCGACCTGCACATCCTGCAGGGCGAGTTCGCGCCGACCCTGCCGGTCGTGCCGGGCCACGAGTTCTCCGGCGTCATCGCCGAGGTCGGCTCCGACGTCACCGAGCTCAAGGTCGGCGACCGGGTGGCGGTCGACCCGTCGCTGTACTGCTTCGAGTGCCGCATGTGCCGCCTGGGCAAGAACAACCTGTGCGAGCGCTGGAACGCCATCGGCGTCACCCGCTCCGGCGGCGCCGCCGAGTTCGCGGTCGCCCCGGTCTCGAACTGCGTGAAGCTGCCCGACTCCGTCCGCACCGAGGACGCCGCGCTCATCGAGCCGCTGTCCTGCGCGGTGCGCGGCTACGACGTGCTGCGCTCCCAGATGGCCAGCCGGGTCCTCATCTACGGCTCCGGCACCATGGGCCTGATGATGCTCCAGCTGGGCAAGCTCACCGGCGCCTCCAGCATCGAGGTCGTCGACCTCAACCCGGAGCGCCTGGCCACCGCCCACAAGCTCGGCGTCACCGCCACCGCGGCGTCCGCCGACGAGCTGGACCGCCCGCAGGGCTGGGACGTCGTCATCGACGCCACCGGCAACGCCAAGGCCATCCAGGACGGCCTCGGCCGGGTCGCCAAGGGCGGCACGTTCCTGCAGTTCGGCGTCTCCGACTACGCGACGCGGGTGACCATCGACCCGTACCGCATCTACAACCAGGAGATCACCATCACCGGCTCGATGGCGGTGCTGCACTCGTTCGAGCGCGCGGCCGACCTGTTCGCCACCGGTGTGCTCGACCCCGAGGTCTTCATCAGCCACCGCGAGCCGCTGTCGAGCTACGCGTCGGCGCTGGAGATGTTCAAGAACGGCCAGGGCCGCAAGATCCAGGTCCTGCCGTAG
- a CDS encoding carbohydrate ABC transporter permease yields MMLGLLAWVCGLIFVAPVAWMVLTSFHSETDAATSTPSFFAPLTLDGYNTFFDTNPWPPLMNSLSASVGSTLLVLLLAVPAAYALSIKKVEKWSDVLFFFLTTKMLPVVAGLLPIYLVAQYTGMLDNISFLVVLYTSMNLPIAVWLMRSFLAEVPKEIMEAAALDGAGLAVTIRRVVAPVAMPGIAATSLICFIFSWNELLFARVLTGVVAGTAPVYLTGFVTSQGYFLAKVCAAAVVVSLPVLVAGFAAQDKLVQGLSLGAVK; encoded by the coding sequence ATGATGTTGGGCCTGCTCGCCTGGGTCTGCGGCCTGATCTTCGTGGCGCCCGTCGCCTGGATGGTGCTCACCTCGTTCCACAGCGAGACGGACGCGGCGACCAGCACCCCGTCGTTCTTCGCCCCGCTGACGCTGGACGGCTACAACACCTTCTTCGACACCAACCCGTGGCCGCCGCTGATGAACTCGCTCAGCGCCTCGGTGGGGTCGACGCTCCTGGTGCTGCTGCTGGCCGTCCCTGCCGCGTACGCCCTCTCGATCAAGAAGGTCGAGAAGTGGTCGGACGTGCTGTTCTTCTTCCTCACCACCAAGATGCTGCCGGTCGTCGCGGGCCTGCTGCCGATCTACCTGGTCGCGCAGTACACCGGGATGCTCGACAACATCTCGTTCCTGGTCGTCCTCTACACCTCGATGAACCTGCCGATCGCGGTCTGGCTGATGCGCTCCTTCCTCGCCGAGGTGCCCAAGGAGATCATGGAAGCCGCCGCGCTGGACGGCGCCGGGCTCGCGGTCACCATCCGCCGCGTCGTCGCCCCGGTCGCCATGCCCGGCATCGCCGCCACCTCGCTGATCTGCTTCATCTTCAGCTGGAACGAGCTGCTGTTCGCGCGAGTGCTGACCGGCGTCGTCGCCGGCACCGCGCCGGTGTACCTGACCGGGTTCGTCACCAGCCAGGGCTACTTCCTGGCCAAGGTCTGCGCCGCCGCCGTCGTGGTGTCGCTGCCGGTGCTCGTCGCCGGGTTCGCCGCCCAGGACAAGCTCGTCCAGGGCCTTTCTTTGGGAGCGGTCAAGTGA
- a CDS encoding DeoR/GlpR family DNA-binding transcription regulator: protein MRADERKRRILARARADGRVDVAEIAAELEVAQETVRRDLRLLDEHGLVRRTHGGAFPVESAGYETGLKFRSASMVPEKRRIAQLAAERLGDAETVFVDEGYTPQLVAEALPTGRPLTVITASLPTAAALSESPTITVLLLGGRVRGRTMATVDHWATRMLSEMVIDLAYIGANGISREHGLTTPDPAVGAVKSQALAAARRRIFVGVHTKFGVASFHRFGAVADLEAIVTDSVLPSGEAHRYALLGPKVVRA from the coding sequence GTGCGCGCTGACGAGCGCAAGAGGCGCATCCTGGCTCGCGCCCGCGCCGACGGCCGGGTCGACGTCGCGGAGATCGCGGCCGAGCTGGAGGTCGCGCAGGAGACCGTGCGCCGGGACCTGCGCCTGCTCGACGAGCACGGGCTGGTCCGCCGGACCCACGGCGGCGCCTTCCCGGTCGAGAGCGCGGGCTACGAGACGGGCCTGAAGTTCCGCTCCGCCTCGATGGTCCCGGAGAAGCGCCGCATCGCCCAGCTCGCCGCCGAGCGGCTGGGGGACGCGGAGACCGTGTTCGTCGACGAGGGCTACACCCCCCAGCTCGTCGCGGAGGCGCTGCCGACCGGCAGGCCCCTCACGGTCATCACGGCGTCGCTGCCCACGGCGGCGGCGCTCTCGGAGTCGCCCACCATCACCGTGCTGCTCCTGGGCGGCCGGGTACGTGGCCGCACCATGGCCACGGTGGACCACTGGGCGACCAGGATGCTCTCGGAGATGGTCATCGACCTCGCCTACATCGGGGCCAACGGCATCTCCCGCGAGCACGGGCTCACCACCCCCGACCCCGCGGTCGGGGCGGTGAAGTCGCAAGCGCTGGCAGCCGCCCGCCGCCGCATCTTCGTCGGTGTCCACACGAAGTTCGGCGTGGCGAGCTTCCACAGGTTCGGCGCAGTGGCCGACCTGGAGGCGATCGTGACCGACTCGGTGCTCCCCTCGGGTGAGGCGCACCGGTACGCCCTGCTGGGCCCCAAGGTCGTCAGGGCCTAG
- a CDS encoding carbohydrate ABC transporter permease → MKGAARWARRAPLLPALIFTIVVTQLPFVATLGISLMEWNSLDPENRGFAGLDNYVAVFTDSGLRSSVWTTIVLTVTVVLVSLILGLGLALLLDRKFFGRGAVRTMLIAPFLVVPVAAALLWKHALYNPDYGLFNGLLKMVFGEDGPHVEWISDMPLVAVEAALIWQWTPFMMLILLAGLQSRPPDAVEAAHIDGASSFQIFRYLTLPHLRQYLELGGLLGSIYIVQNFDAVFTITSGGLGTANLPYSVYQTFFQAHDYGRASAAGVVVVVGSIIIATFALRVVSSLLREEARS, encoded by the coding sequence GTGAAGGGGGCGGCGCGCTGGGCACGACGCGCGCCGCTCCTCCCCGCCCTCATCTTCACCATCGTGGTGACCCAGCTGCCGTTCGTCGCCACGCTGGGCATCTCGCTGATGGAGTGGAACTCACTCGACCCCGAGAACCGGGGCTTCGCGGGCCTGGACAACTACGTCGCCGTGTTCACCGACTCGGGCCTGCGCTCCTCGGTGTGGACGACGATCGTCCTGACGGTCACCGTCGTGCTCGTCAGCCTGATCCTCGGACTGGGACTCGCGCTCCTGCTGGACCGCAAGTTCTTCGGCCGCGGCGCCGTGCGCACCATGCTCATCGCGCCGTTCCTGGTCGTCCCCGTCGCCGCGGCCCTGCTGTGGAAGCACGCGCTCTACAACCCGGACTACGGCCTGTTCAACGGCCTGCTGAAGATGGTGTTCGGCGAGGACGGCCCGCACGTCGAGTGGATCAGCGACATGCCGCTGGTCGCGGTCGAGGCCGCGCTGATCTGGCAGTGGACCCCGTTCATGATGCTGATCCTGCTCGCGGGCCTGCAGTCCCGCCCGCCGGACGCGGTCGAGGCCGCGCACATCGACGGCGCCAGCTCGTTCCAGATCTTCCGCTACCTGACCCTGCCGCACCTGCGGCAGTACCTGGAGCTGGGCGGCCTGCTCGGGTCGATCTACATCGTGCAGAACTTCGACGCGGTGTTCACGATCACCTCGGGCGGCCTGGGCACGGCGAACCTGCCGTACTCGGTCTACCAGACCTTCTTCCAGGCGCACGACTACGGCCGGGCGTCCGCCGCGGGCGTGGTCGTCGTGGTCGGGTCGATCATCATCGCGACGTTCGCGCTGCGCGTCGTCTCGTCGCTGCTGCGTGAGGAGGCTCGCTCGTGA
- a CDS encoding LPXTG cell wall anchor domain-containing protein — translation MQFARTAGKSIGVAATVVAAGLLMALPASAHNRSLDVKCAPTGEAVFTLKLTQYSTRYDNTLKVTEGSTVLEDTTFKGNFVKEYKVPGDVARTFKVELVAGDDNSKSTYSFKAEKSLKELCKQPEKPSTTPETPKSEVPPTEDSVPPSPTSSSSPAPSVTESAPVPSSQEVPFPSVTESTSPAPTTTTSAEVVPVTEDTEGLANTGASVAVPLGIGAALLAAGGGVLFFMRKRGAANNG, via the coding sequence ATGCAGTTCGCACGAACCGCCGGCAAGTCCATCGGCGTTGCCGCGACCGTCGTTGCCGCCGGTTTGCTCATGGCGCTCCCCGCGTCCGCGCACAACCGCTCCCTGGACGTGAAGTGCGCTCCCACGGGTGAGGCCGTCTTCACCCTCAAGCTGACCCAGTACAGCACCCGGTACGACAACACCCTGAAGGTCACCGAGGGCAGCACCGTCCTCGAGGACACCACCTTCAAGGGCAACTTCGTCAAGGAGTACAAGGTCCCCGGCGACGTGGCGCGGACCTTCAAGGTCGAGCTGGTCGCGGGCGACGACAACAGCAAGAGCACCTACTCCTTCAAGGCCGAGAAGTCGCTCAAGGAGCTGTGCAAGCAGCCCGAGAAGCCCAGCACCACGCCGGAGACCCCCAAGTCCGAGGTGCCCCCGACCGAGGACAGCGTCCCGCCGTCGCCGACCTCCAGCAGCAGCCCGGCGCCGTCGGTCACCGAGTCGGCCCCGGTCCCCTCCTCGCAGGAGGTGCCGTTCCCGAGCGTGACCGAGTCCACCTCGCCCGCGCCGACCACGACCACCTCGGCCGAGGTCGTCCCGGTCACCGAGGACACCGAGGGCCTGGCCAACACCGGCGCCAGCGTCGCCGTGCCGCTGGGCATCGGCGCCGCGCTGCTCGCCGCGGGCGGTGGCGTGCTGTTCTTCATGCGCAAGCGCGGTGCGGCCAACAACGGCTGA
- a CDS encoding type 2 lanthipeptide synthetase LanM family protein, with protein sequence MPPSVTRRAPTTAWWAAGVRTVHREQQVSHGRPAWAAFTERACAHVPPGRFPGGTWEEGFAFALRPLVRAATARDRRFRDDFARDLGLRLARTAARTLVVELHRWRLDGRLRGLTSRDRFASFVEDLRPARLFAEYPVLARLLGQTCLQAVRAHREVLDHLADDRVALVAALMGGRDPGPLVGVSTSGDRHGGGRAVAVLTFADGRKVVHRPRPVEQHALFADLLDWYGGRTGLDLRVPPVLVRPGYGWVAFTEGAPCADVTDLDRFYHRLGGLLALLHAVDATDAHYENLIACGDQPVLVDVETLFQPTTGVPADPAARALARSVQRTAVLPSVLLGEHGAQDVGGVGGDAGDHPGDGVRWVDAGTDRMRLERGPVPVVVAGNRPVLDGRPAEPAEHTGALLAGFRLGYDALCSWREELLERVRGFAGAPVRYVPRSTRVYAELLDESTHPDALRRAPERDLALELLREESGDDRALRALVPHEVADLWAGDVPLFTTRPESVDVWTSVGERLPGVLDEPVLAAVERKIAGLDEVDRHDQEWVIAAALACRPAEVAHRTGGALRSSVGSAVPDPRRLLVAACGVADEVLARSLVEGCGSGSGGVGGFGGGRVNWIGLELVEDRHWAVAPMGAGLSNGYTGVALFLAQVGALTGASRYTGPAREALAPVPGLLARFEADPELALAVGVGGFHGMGGICYALARVGRLLGDDPEIAGWLASAVRVLGIAAGIEPWEVERGNRGPARGGRVQGGPGRGSWGSAVAGGGVVGGGVAGVVEGWAGGVAALVAVAEAAGGAVGAEALRVARVLAERLLAADVRGDGFARGRAGVGWALLRYARAAGDERCAVAGRALLRADRALRQRLVDVREADHSWCSGLSGALLAHTGQVGQAADAHTLHVDRCLNALAVHEPLRDLSLCHGELGVVEAVAVLAERGHDRAEATRSRRAGVLLGALEQGGARCGTPGGVPSAGLLTGLAGIGYGLLRLGFPTSVPSALLLENR encoded by the coding sequence GTGCCACCCTCAGTCACCCGCCGCGCCCCCACCACCGCCTGGTGGGCCGCGGGCGTGCGGACCGTCCACCGGGAGCAGCAGGTCTCGCACGGCAGACCCGCGTGGGCCGCGTTCACCGAGCGGGCCTGCGCGCACGTGCCGCCCGGCCGCTTCCCCGGTGGCACCTGGGAGGAGGGGTTCGCGTTCGCGCTGCGCCCCCTGGTGCGCGCCGCGACCGCGCGGGACCGGCGGTTCCGCGACGACTTCGCCCGCGACCTCGGCCTGCGCCTGGCCCGCACCGCCGCCCGCACCCTCGTGGTGGAGCTGCACCGGTGGCGGCTCGACGGGCGGCTGCGCGGGCTGACCTCGCGGGACCGGTTCGCCTCGTTCGTGGAGGACCTCAGGCCCGCCAGGCTGTTCGCCGAGTACCCGGTGCTCGCCAGGCTGCTCGGCCAGACCTGCCTGCAGGCCGTCCGCGCCCACCGCGAGGTGCTCGACCACCTGGCCGACGACCGGGTCGCGCTCGTCGCGGCCCTCATGGGCGGTCGCGACCCCGGACCGCTCGTCGGCGTGTCCACCAGCGGCGACCGGCACGGCGGCGGGCGCGCGGTGGCGGTGCTGACGTTCGCCGACGGGCGCAAGGTCGTGCACCGGCCCCGGCCCGTGGAGCAGCACGCGCTGTTCGCCGACCTGCTCGACTGGTACGGCGGGCGCACCGGCCTGGACCTGCGCGTCCCGCCCGTGCTGGTGCGGCCCGGCTACGGCTGGGTCGCCTTCACCGAGGGCGCGCCGTGCGCCGACGTGACCGACCTCGACCGGTTCTACCACCGGCTCGGCGGGCTGCTCGCGCTGCTGCACGCCGTCGACGCCACCGACGCGCACTACGAGAACCTGATCGCGTGCGGGGACCAGCCGGTGCTCGTGGACGTGGAGACGCTGTTCCAGCCGACCACCGGCGTGCCCGCCGACCCGGCCGCGCGGGCGCTGGCCCGGTCGGTGCAGCGCACGGCGGTGCTGCCGAGCGTGCTGCTCGGCGAGCACGGGGCGCAGGACGTCGGCGGGGTCGGCGGGGACGCGGGCGACCACCCCGGCGACGGGGTGCGGTGGGTGGACGCGGGGACCGACCGGATGCGGCTGGAGCGCGGACCGGTGCCGGTGGTGGTGGCGGGGAACCGGCCGGTGCTGGACGGGCGGCCCGCCGAGCCCGCCGAGCACACCGGGGCGCTGCTGGCCGGGTTCCGGCTGGGGTACGACGCGCTGTGCTCGTGGCGGGAGGAGCTGCTGGAGCGGGTGCGGGGGTTCGCGGGGGCTCCGGTGCGGTACGTGCCGAGGTCCACGCGGGTGTACGCGGAGCTGCTGGACGAGTCGACCCACCCGGACGCGCTGCGCCGGGCGCCCGAGCGCGACCTGGCGCTGGAGCTGCTGCGGGAGGAGTCCGGGGACGACCGGGCGCTGCGGGCGCTCGTGCCGCACGAGGTGGCGGACCTGTGGGCGGGCGACGTGCCGCTGTTCACCACCCGGCCGGAGTCGGTGGACGTGTGGACGTCGGTGGGCGAGCGGTTGCCGGGGGTGCTGGACGAGCCGGTGCTGGCGGCGGTGGAGCGGAAGATCGCCGGGCTGGACGAGGTGGACCGGCACGACCAGGAGTGGGTGATCGCGGCGGCGCTGGCCTGCCGACCCGCGGAGGTGGCGCACCGGACGGGCGGGGCGCTGCGGTCCTCGGTGGGGAGCGCGGTGCCGGACCCCCGGCGGCTGCTGGTGGCGGCGTGCGGGGTGGCGGACGAGGTGCTGGCGCGGAGCCTGGTCGAGGGCTGCGGTTCCGGCTCGGGCGGCGTCGGCGGTTTCGGCGGGGGCCGGGTCAACTGGATCGGGTTGGAGCTGGTCGAGGACCGGCACTGGGCGGTCGCGCCGATGGGCGCGGGGCTGTCGAACGGGTACACCGGGGTGGCGCTGTTCCTGGCGCAGGTCGGGGCGCTGACCGGGGCGTCCCGGTACACCGGGCCCGCGCGGGAGGCGCTCGCGCCGGTGCCGGGGCTGCTCGCCCGGTTCGAGGCGGACCCGGAGCTGGCGCTGGCGGTCGGGGTCGGCGGGTTCCACGGGATGGGCGGGATCTGCTACGCCCTGGCGCGCGTCGGCAGGCTGCTCGGGGACGACCCGGAGATCGCGGGGTGGCTCGCCTCGGCGGTCCGGGTGCTGGGGATCGCGGCCGGGATCGAGCCGTGGGAGGTCGAGCGCGGGAACCGGGGGCCTGCTCGGGGCGGTCGGGTCCAGGGCGGTCCGGGGCGGGGGTCCTGGGGGTCGGCGGTCGCCGGCGGCGGGGTCGTCGGCGGCGGGGTCGCCGGGGTGGTCGAGGGGTGGGCCGGTGGGGTGGCGGCGCTGGTCGCGGTCGCCGAGGCGGCCGGTGGCGCGGTGGGCGCGGAGGCGTTGCGGGTGGCGCGGGTGCTGGCCGAGCGGTTGCTGGCGGCCGACGTGCGCGGGGACGGGTTCGCGCGGGGGCGGGCCGGGGTCGGCTGGGCGCTGCTGCGGTACGCGCGCGCGGCCGGGGACGAGCGGTGCGCCGTCGCGGGGCGGGCGCTGCTGCGGGCGGACCGGGCGCTGCGGCAGCGGCTGGTGGACGTGCGCGAGGCCGACCACAGCTGGTGCTCGGGGCTGTCCGGGGCGCTGCTCGCGCACACCGGGCAGGTCGGGCAGGCGGCGGACGCGCACACGCTGCACGTCGACCGGTGCCTGAACGCGCTGGCGGTGCACGAGCCGCTGCGCGACCTGAGCCTGTGCCACGGCGAGCTGGGCGTGGTGGAGGCGGTGGCGGTGCTGGCCGAGCGGGGCCACGACCGCGCGGAGGCCACCCGCTCCCGGCGGGCCGGGGTGCTGCTCGGCGCGCTGGAGCAGGGCGGGGCGCGGTGCGGGACGCCGGGCGGGGTGCCGTCGGCCGGGTTGCTGACCGGGTTGGCGGGGATCGGGTACGGGTTGCTGCGACTGGGCTTCCCGACGAGCGTGCCGTCCGCGCTGCTGCTGGAGAACCGATGA